The Candidatus Sulfotelmatobacter sp. sequence GCATCGCCGAGAAAGGCCACGACTATTTCCTGGCGGTGACCGACGCGCGCCCCGACACCGGCGGCCTCTCGGGCGCCACGCCCGCCGAGGCCGTGAGCTGGGGCAAGATCGATCCCGAGCAATTGCCCGGCACGGTGATCTGCTACACCGACTCGACGATCGGCCTGCCGCTGCTCACGGCCTACGCGCTGGCGAAGCACGCGCCGCGCGCGCGCAAGCGCCTCTACGATCGGCGCGGCGAGCTGATGGAACGACTGCGCAAGTCGTACTACGAGAGCGGGCGCGGGGCGGCCGCCGAGGCCAAGCGCTAGGCCGGCTCCTCCCTCCACCACCACTTTGCACAGGCGAATGCCTTCCTCTGGCTACTCACGCTGAGCGAGAGGTGCCCCACTGCGAGGCGAGGTCGCGATGTTCAAGGTCTCGGAGACGCTAGAGCGGGTGTCAAGCGTCACATGGGCGTTGTTGTTCCTCTTTGCCGCGCTAGTCGTATTTCCCGCCTTGTACATGGCCCTGCCCGTCGGAAGCTTTTACTTTGTCACGTCGGCTCGGGAGCCATCAGCGTCTCGCGCATACGCCGAGCTAGGGCGCCTGCTCAGGTCCGACCTTACTATTGGATTTGTGCTTCCAGAGGACCCATTTGGTCTCGCCGACACGAAGGCCTGGGGAGTCGTGGATTCTCAAATCGTCATCAAGGACATCACGGTCTCGCCAGCAGCGGAGCGAGGAGTCGAGTTTCACACACTGGATGATATCCCGCTCGAGGTGTCCTGGTACTTGCCTTCCGAAAACGATGGCGTGGGGCAATTCGTGTTGCAGTGCATCAGCGAACTTCGAGTGAACAAGAGAGAACTGTTTCCGGAATTCTCCCTGAGAGGACTTCCTGATACGACACGCGCGCGGCTGAGTGAGCCGATCGACGTAGTGACGCCCTTCCCGACAAAGATTCTTGACGGCAGCTTTACGCTGGTCAGGGTTGGCCTGCCCCCGCCTCCGCCACTCAGCAACAGGGAGCAGTGGTCAATCCTGCGAAGGGCACTTCCCAGTGGAGCCCTTACCGAACCGTTGATCTCTCTATCGCCGCCTACGCGAAAGGCGCTCTACGCCTACACTCGCCAGATGCTCGGATACCCCATCGACTGGAAGGACAATGCGCTCCGGCTTGTCTACCTCAGCATGATTACAATTACTACTGTTGGCTACGGGGACATTCTCCCGCTGACGACGGCTGCAAGAGTTCTGACAGGAACGGAGGCCATTCTTGGACTCGTTCTTCTGGGATTCTTCTTGAACTCCGTCGCTGTAAGAGCCTCAACGCGAAGAGCAGGGACAGCGCGCGATTGAGCTTGCTGGCTCCAAAGCGCTCCTCAGTGCTTCCGCACGCAGGTCTCGGAAGCCGCGCGACGCCCCAGCTTCACTCCACGTGGATCGCGCTCGCGATCCTGGTGACGCTGACTCCCACGCTCGCCCACACGCCCCAGAATGGCGACGGCGCCGAGATCGTCAACACCGCGCTGTTGGGCGGCGTGATGCATCCGCCCGGGTTCCCGCTGCAAGCCTGGCTCGATCGCGCCGTGGTCCGGATTCCGGGCGTCGAGCCGGCCTGGGCGATCGCGCTGCTTGGATTGTTCGCGCACGCCTGCGCCGCGGGGCTGATCGCCGAGACGCTCGGCCTGCTCGGCGCGCGCCCGCTCGCGCGCGTTCTCGGAGCCGCGGCGTTCGCGCTCCATCCCGCGATCTGGGCGGTGTCGGTCGAGCCCGAAGTGTTCGCGCCCGCGCACGCGGCGCTCGCGGCAATGATCTGGATCGCGGTGCGCGTGTCGCGGTCGCCGCCCGAGCGAATCCAGTGGCGCTCGGCGCTCGGCGTGGGGCTGATCGGTGCCGCGTGCGCCGCCTCGCATCCGATCGCCGTGGCCGCGCTGCCCGCGCTGGCCGGGGCGACCCTGGCGAGCGCGCGGCGCCGTGAGGGACGCGTCGCACGCGCCCTGGTTCTCGCGGCCGCCCTGCTCGCGCCGGCCGCGGCGCTCTACCTCAGCCTGCCGCTGCTGCGCACCTCCTCGATCTGGCCGGACTGGGGCTCGCTGCGGACTCCGGCCGACGTCCTGCGGCACGCGCTGCGGGCCGATTATGGTGCCTTCTCGCTTTCCGCCGCGAGCGGCGCGTCCAACCTGTCGGGACTCTCGGTGCTGTTCGATCGGGCATGGAGCTCGTGGCTGGTGGCGACCGGGTTTCTGGCCGCGGGTGCCGTCGTGCTGCTGCGCCGCGCCGATTGGAGCGCGGCGCGGCTGCCGGTGTTCGGAACGCTCGCGGCGGGGCTCGCGTTGCTCGCCGCGGCCCGGCTTCCCGAACAGACCTATGCCGCGGCGGTGCTGGCGCGGCTCGAGGGACCGGCGGTAATCTCGGGCGCCCTGCTGGCCGGCCTCGGCTGCGATGCGCTCCTCTCGCGGCTCCGGGCGCGGTCGACGAGCGGGCTCGTCACGACCGCGGTGGCACTCACCATCGCCTACTGGCTGATCGCCGGCTGGCGCGAGGCGGACGTCTCGCACGACACCACCCTCGCTCTTCACGCGCGCGGCATCGCCGCCGAGCTTCCCGATCGCGCGGTCTACGTGACCGAAGGCGACGTCGAGACGTTTCTCGGGATCCCGGCGCCGTCGGGCACCCGCTTCCCGATCTCCGGGCCCGAGATCGCGCCGGAGTGGTACTGGCGCGACGTTGTGCCTCGGCTCGAGCCGCGCGTGCTTCAGCCCGGCGTTCCCGTCAATCAATGGAGCGATTTCCTGGTCGCGTGCTTCGCGCGCGGGCTGCCGGTCGCGAGCACGAGCTCCACGCTGATCGAGTCCTCGCGCGCGACGCTGGAGCTGCGCGGCTTGATCTTCGTGGCGCGCGCCGACGCCGATTCCGAGCTGACCGCCGAGAGCATCGCCGCCGCCGCCCGGCTCGCCCCGATTGCCGAAGCGTTGCCGCGGCTCCCCGCCCGCGGTCACGCGTTCTCGCGCTTCTACGTGCGCCGATTCGCCCGAGCCTACGCCGGCGCCGCCGAGGCGCTGCGGCGATTCGGGGATCCGGCGCTGGCCGGCTGCGCCGATTCGATCGCCGACGCCCTCAACCACGGCGCGGACCTCGCCGCGCGCAACGCGCTGCTCCGCTCGTTCGAGGTGCGCTGCACCCGGCGCTGAGCCCGTGTAGAGTGCGCGGCCATGACTCAGCTCGCCGCCTCCGATCACCGCCTGCCCGATCTGCGCTTCGTCACCGTGGATGCACTGGTGCCGCACGAGCAGTTCGACGCGCGCCGGCTCGCGCCGCTGATCGAACGCCTTCGCGACGACGCGGTGCTGCGCAATCCGCCGATCGTCGCCGAGTTTCCCGGGCAGAGCGGCCGCTTCATCGTTCTGGACGGCGCCAATCGCGCTACCGCTGCGCGCGAAACCGGCCTGCCGCATCTCGTGGTGCAGGTGGTGGACTATCGCGAGCCTCAGGTGCGGCTCTCGACCTGGAATCACGCGCTCGGCGAGCAGCCGCGGGCCGAGCTCGAGCGCACGTTGCGCGCGATCCCCGGCCTCTCGGTGCGCGAGGACAGCGAGATGCACGCGCAGGCGATGCTGGCGCGCCGCGAGGCGCTTGCCTACGTGGTCTATCCCGATGGCAGCGCCGACACGCTCCACGGCGGCGCCGATCTCCGCGCGCGCAACGAGCTCCTGAACGGCGTGGTCAACACCTATCGCGAGCGCCAGCAGTATTACCGGCTTCCGGCCGACTCGTTCGCCGACGCCGCCGAGCGCCATCCGGGAATCCACGCCCTGGTGGTCTTCCCGCACTTCGAGCCGGCCGAGGTGGTCGAGCTGGCGACCACCGGCGCGCGCCTTCCGGCCGGCATCACGCGCCACCTGATCCGCTGGCGTGCGCTGCGTTTGAACGTCCCGATCGAGCGGCTCGCCGACCCGCGCTCCTCGACCGGTGAAAAGAATCGCTGGCTCGAGACGTGGCTGCGCGAGAAGCTCCAGAAGCGCCAGGTACGATTCTACGAAGAGCCGACCGTGTCGTTCGACGAGTGAGATCATGAACGCCATCGTCTTCGACCGCTTCGGCGGACCCGAAGTCCTCGAGCTGCGCGAGGTGCCCGCGCCGGAAATCGCCGCCGATCAGGCGCTGGTTCAGGTCAAGGCCTGCGGCATCAATCACCTCGATCTGTGGGTGCGCTCCGGGCTGCGCGGGCTCGACCCCGACATGCCGCACATCCTCGGCAACGATGTGGTGGGCGTCGTGCTCGAGGCCGGCAGCGCGGTGCGCCACCTGAGGGCGGGCGATCGCGTGCTGGTCGATCCCACGCTCTCGTGCGGAGTGTGCCCGCAGTGTCTTGCCGGCGACGATAACCTGTGCCGCGACTACGACGTGCTTGGGCGGCGGCGCAACGGCGGCTACGCCGAGCTGGTGGCGGTGCCGGGCGTCAATTGCCTGCCGTTCCCCGAGAACCTCTCGTGGGAGCAGGCGGCGGCGGTGCCCCTGGTGTTCCTCACCGCCTGGCACATGCTGGTCGGCCGCGCGCAGCTCCGGCCGGGCGAGGATTGCCTGGTGATCGGCGCGGGCAGCGGCGTGGGAAGCGCCGCGATCCAGATCGCGCGGCTGATCGGCGCGCGTGTGATCGCGACCGCGAGCACGCCGGAGAAGCTCGCGCGCGCGCACACGCTCGGCGCCCACGAAGTCGTGAGCCACGCCGATCGCGAGTTCTCGAAGCAGGTGCGCGCGCTGACCGGCAAGAAGGGCGTCGAGGTGGCGTTCGAGCACGTCGGCGGCTACGTGTTCGATCAGGCGGCGGCTTCGCTGGCGCGCAACGGCCGGCTGGTGACCTGCGGCGCCACCATCGGCAGCAGCGTGAACCTCGAGATCAACGCGCTGTTCGGCAAGCACCTCACGCTGATGGGCTCGTGGATGGGCCGCCGCGCCGAGCTGGTCGAGGTGCTGAAGTTCGTGCGCGACGGGCGCCTGAAGCCGGTCGTGGATCTGGTGCTGCCGCTCGCCGACGCGCGACGAGCGCACGAGCGGCTCGAGACCCGGCAGAATTTCGGGAAGATCGTGCTGGTGCCCTAGATTTTGGCATGCGGCGGCCCATCCCGGCCGCGACGAGCAGGGAGGCTCCATGCAATTCGAACACCGGCAGCAACGCCTGCTGCCCTGGCCCAAGTTCATTCATCGCGTGGCAAGGAG is a genomic window containing:
- a CDS encoding zinc-binding dehydrogenase, with protein sequence MNAIVFDRFGGPEVLELREVPAPEIAADQALVQVKACGINHLDLWVRSGLRGLDPDMPHILGNDVVGVVLEAGSAVRHLRAGDRVLVDPTLSCGVCPQCLAGDDNLCRDYDVLGRRRNGGYAELVAVPGVNCLPFPENLSWEQAAAVPLVFLTAWHMLVGRAQLRPGEDCLVIGAGSGVGSAAIQIARLIGARVIATASTPEKLARAHTLGAHEVVSHADREFSKQVRALTGKKGVEVAFEHVGGYVFDQAAASLARNGRLVTCGATIGSSVNLEINALFGKHLTLMGSWMGRRAELVEVLKFVRDGRLKPVVDLVLPLADARRAHERLETRQNFGKIVLVP
- a CDS encoding DUF2723 domain-containing protein, translating into MLPHAGLGSRATPQLHSTWIALAILVTLTPTLAHTPQNGDGAEIVNTALLGGVMHPPGFPLQAWLDRAVVRIPGVEPAWAIALLGLFAHACAAGLIAETLGLLGARPLARVLGAAAFALHPAIWAVSVEPEVFAPAHAALAAMIWIAVRVSRSPPERIQWRSALGVGLIGAACAASHPIAVAALPALAGATLASARRREGRVARALVLAAALLAPAAALYLSLPLLRTSSIWPDWGSLRTPADVLRHALRADYGAFSLSAASGASNLSGLSVLFDRAWSSWLVATGFLAAGAVVLLRRADWSAARLPVFGTLAAGLALLAAARLPEQTYAAAVLARLEGPAVISGALLAGLGCDALLSRLRARSTSGLVTTAVALTIAYWLIAGWREADVSHDTTLALHARGIAAELPDRAVYVTEGDVETFLGIPAPSGTRFPISGPEIAPEWYWRDVVPRLEPRVLQPGVPVNQWSDFLVACFARGLPVASTSSTLIESSRATLELRGLIFVARADADSELTAESIAAAARLAPIAEALPRLPARGHAFSRFYVRRFARAYAGAAEALRRFGDPALAGCADSIADALNHGADLAARNALLRSFEVRCTRR
- a CDS encoding potassium channel family protein — its product is MFKVSETLERVSSVTWALLFLFAALVVFPALYMALPVGSFYFVTSAREPSASRAYAELGRLLRSDLTIGFVLPEDPFGLADTKAWGVVDSQIVIKDITVSPAAERGVEFHTLDDIPLEVSWYLPSENDGVGQFVLQCISELRVNKRELFPEFSLRGLPDTTRARLSEPIDVVTPFPTKILDGSFTLVRVGLPPPPPLSNREQWSILRRALPSGALTEPLISLSPPTRKALYAYTRQMLGYPIDWKDNALRLVYLSMITITTVGYGDILPLTTAARVLTGTEAILGLVLLGFFLNSVAVRASTRRAGTARD